A stretch of DNA from Oncorhynchus keta strain PuntledgeMale-10-30-2019 chromosome 17, Oket_V2, whole genome shotgun sequence:
TCATTGTTTCATATTGTTTTGCTCAAATGCAGTAATTCAGTGATGCAAAAATGACAGAGTTTAGTTTAGACTTAACAAATACAATCTATTCTATTTATTCTAATAAACTAAACAATTGTATTCTGTGGCAATGTTCCGTTGTAGGGAAAGCACCAGTTGACAGCCGAGTTAAAGGACAAGGAGATCAACAGTCTGAAGGAGGAACTGAAATTGTTCCAGGTAACGTTTctaggaaacacacacacccagagggAGCAGGACAGCTCTCCATTCCCCCCTGTTCGTCCCATTTGGAGGCTTTGGGTGAACTTTGGGAAGCGCTATCCCACCACTGATGTTCTGAGTTGGGGTGTAGTTGGGGTGTGTGTGGAATAGACTCGGGTGAGACAGCTAAGGTGTATTATGGCAGTCGCCATGGTCCACTGCATTTACAACCTAACCCTGCGATTGGGCAATAACGTCTCTTtgatattttattttgtattattataatGGACTTGGTTATATTATGGCATAATTATGTTGACTTTGTTTTATGTCATATCTTAAACCATTTTAATTCGAGTTACATTTTTAAGAGTTTGTGTTTATTGAATGTTATGTGCACGTGCGTGAGGCTGTGGTTATACTATACAATTTCCCTGAAAGTCTGCACCATAGTTGTCATGATATCTTGATGAAAAACATAACTGTCTTTTTACTACTGTTTTACAGTTGTTCAAGTACAGTTTGGAGAAGAAATTAAGCGAGCTGGTAAGGATTCCAATTATAGAAATTGTTGACAGGGGAGTGTGGGAGTGGGTGGAAttaaagaggaggatgaggagagggaatggCTCATCAGGAGTAACGGATAGGGAGTGCATGACACTTGAACCCCCAGTGCAGCCGAGAAAATATCACTATTAAAATATTTTATAACTGAGCCTCGCTCTGTTTAACCTTCCAGTGGCTAAGAAAAAATGTGTCTTGATACAGACAATCAAACAACAATGACAGCGATGAACAATAAAAGGCTCTCAGGCATGTGTCAAGTTGACTCCTTATCTCTAGGAGGGGAGCCGGCGGCCAAGATGTTAAACAAAGGTCCTCTCAGCCCAAAGTGACAGCAAACTctttcccagtgtcctcctccTTTGTGGTAGCTGACTGAGGAAAATCATACCAATCCTGACCATTCTACTGAGAGAACCTACTGTACTGCTTATTACAGGAGAAGAAGCTGCAGCTGCAGACCCAGACCAAAGACAGCCACCTGAAACAACTGGGGGAGGTGGAGAAGAGGTTTGGGGCTCTCTCCAGACAGTGTGCCATGGTCAAGCAGTTCCACGAGAAGCTGGAGCAAAATGGTATGCCCGCCACAGCCATGCCCACTAGCACATTTAGACAGAGTATTTTATGTAACACTTAAGTTGCTCTTATACCTGTGCAGAGCAACTTAAAGGTGTAAAAtctttttgggcgacctgacaaaatccacatagaaatgtgagttattgATCTGTCATTCggattgaaagcaagtctaagaagcagtagatctgttctatgtgtgctatttctatgcttcctgttttTAAGTTTCATTTTTGTGTCGTTTACCTttagttttgtacaccagcttcaaatgactgaaaatacaatattttggttTATGGAAAAGATACTTCACAGCGATTTAGATGGCACAATGTTTCTccacactatacttgcttgttttgtcacataaactgaattTAGGCAAACTATTAGCATTTTAGTGACCAGGAAATGGCGGTGCGTTTTCTGGATAGTGTAAAGTGTTAGTTACCATGTGTTTTCAAATCAAGACTTTCCCCAAGACTAACAGATATTACCAGTACGGTGGTGGCCTTTTTTAATCTGAGAAACCTCAACGTGTTTTGTTATTATGACGTCTGATAACAGTGGCAGGCCATACGTTATCAGGTAGCCATAGCCATTCTTGTCTGACATTTAACCAGTAACTCTGTTGTACTTATATTGCCCTGTTTTTTTAAACATGTTAATCTTTTGCCCCTAAACCATAGTATCACTATTTATGTAAAGTGGTGATACAGTTACGGTGGGGCCAGCAGCTGCTGTTCATTTAAAGGAGATAGGAAACATTTGTCTGCCTTGTGGAGTTAGTCTGGAAATTGTTACTTTTCCATGTGGCGTAAAGAAAATAGCTACACATAAATCCCAGAAATATTTCATTATTTAGTTAATGAATTAATTTAGTTCAGCAAGCTTCCATTTGTGGACTCTTGATCCCTCTTACAGTTGAAGATGCCATGAGACTCAATAAGAAACTAACTTCTGTCAATAGAAAACAagaatccacaatcatctccttaaaACAGGTGAGACATGATTTGAAATGTTACATCATCATTGAATACAGATTGCTGTGTGGAGGGTAAGATTAGGGAGAGCAGGCAGTACCTGGAGGTGTAACTCAAATATTTCCCTGCCTCGGAGTTCAAAGAAGACCATATATAATTGCTGTGCCGTATCTCTGGAATAGACATGCAGAGCATGCACAGTGATCTGTTAAGTAGCAGAGACTGAAGGTTACACATATTTTACCATGACATAGTTTTGTTACTGTTCCGACTTACGGATGTGGATCTGAGTTTTGGGCTTGATAACCATGTTAGTATCCCTCTTTGAAAGTTAAGGCACTCATATGTTACTTTCTTCGTCAAGGAAGTGGAGGAACTTAATAACAAGCTTATTAAGGCCAAAGTGACATCTGTGGGTAGATCTGAAGAGAACTGCAACCTCACAGTCAAAGAGCAAAACATACAGCAACTCCAACACAGGCTGCATGTGGTAAAATTTATTTTTTGGGATATATTCATTGTTATCTTAATTTACTTGTATATCAAGACAACATTAATTAAATGTTAATAATTCAATAggtttttgtttttgtatttttcagGAAACTGAAATTAATAAAAAACTCAGAGATGAGCATACAACTGAAAGAAATGGAAAAAAGGTCAGAATAAATTCCCCCTCACCCTACATAGCATAGTATAAAACATATTCAACCCTTTTCCCCCaattaccccataatgatgtTGGTTGCTCGATGGGGTGAAAATGTTAAAAGGTTACATTTGATGATTTTGTGGTAAGTGTGTCCATATAAAATAAAGGTGGTTGGCTTGTGGGCGTTGGGAGAGGGGGATTTCCACGCAGGGCAGGCAAGCGGTTGTGCTGTATGTCATTAACACAGCCCCCAccccgtttgtgtgtgtgttcaggaggTGATGAACTGCCTACAGCTTGCCCAGCAGCTTCTGCTGACACAGACTCAGGCTGTGAGCCGAGTGGAGCTGGAGCTTCAAGCACAGCGAGAGGAGTACCAGGTCAGGACTTTGAGCAATTATTAGTCTCCTAGTTTCTAACAAACAAACTAAGCTAAAGAAAAggatgcatttatatttttgattaTTAAAAATCAATTGTTTAGTTTATATATTCATAATATGAATGTTATTCTGCTCTATAACAACTTATAGCATGTTTTAATACACCCATGACTTATAAGGGAATTGAAAGACAAAAAGTGTATGATACATTTTCTGAAAATATAACAATTTGAAAGGTTGGGTTTAAGTGAACAGATTTTACATGGTTAAATACAAAACGGTAGAATAAAACACTTCCTCTTGGTCACAGAACAAAGGTTTCTTATATAATTTAAATGTGAAGTGAAGTTCTACAAGGACAGAAATAAATGATGGTGCTCACAGCACATAAAGGTGATGGAGTACATTGTATATCACACTTTACACAATAGAACACACAAAGTGCAACTGGATGATATGTGTTTATTCTGCCTTTAAAGACGCTTGTCTTTTACTCGCCTCTCTTCCCCGTTTTAATTCACCGTCATTCATTTATAAAAATCATTATTAACATGACACAACCCAACTGATTTGTATTAGCTTCTCTGTGTGTTTAAAACCCTCTGTCCAGGTTAAATAAACACATAAAAATGTATTATTGCATTAAAAATCTCTCGGGTGATGAATTTTATTGCAGGCCCTTAAAAGAGAACATGAAGTGATCCAAGAGAAGATCCAGGAAAAAGAAGACCGATTCACTCATCTGCTGGAGGAGTACAGACATTGTAGAATGATCTGGGAAAATGAGGTATCACTGAATATTGTCAAATACGGTTGAAAATATGTTGTTGTGATGTACTGGACACGTTTATTTAATGGAGAAAGGTTATCTTGTGATGTAAAACTAAACTAGGCATGCTATATTTATGTGTTTTTATTTCACATagagtttaagtcggaagtttacatacacttaggttggagtcattaaaacttgtttttcaccCACTCCACGCATTTCTTTttaaccaactatagttttgtcaagtcgatcaggacatctactttgtgcatgacacaagtaatctttccaacaattgtttacagatagattatttcacttataattcactgtatcacaattccagtgggtcagaagtttacatacactaagttgactgtgccttcaaacagcttggaaaattccataaaattatgtcatggctttagaagcttctgacaggataattgacatattttgagtcaattggaggtgtacctgtggatgtatttcaaggcctaccttcaaactcagtgcctctttgcttgacatcatgggaaaatcaaaagaaatcagccaagaccacagaaaaaatattgtagacctccacaagtctggttcatccttcggagcaatttccaaatgcctgacggtaccaggttcatctgtacgaataatagtacgcaagtataaacaccatgggaccacgcagccgtcataccgctcaggaaggaggtgcgttctgtctcctagagatgaatgtactttggtgcaaaaagtgctaatcaatcccagaacatcagcaaaggaccttgtgaagatgctggaggaaacatgtacaaaagtatctatatccacagtaaaacgagtcacatatcgacaaaacctgaaaggctgctcagcaaggaagaagccactactccaaaaccaccataaaaagtcagactacagtttgcaactgcacatggggacatagatcatactttttggagaaatgtcctctggtctgatgaaacaaaaattgaactgtttggccataatgaccatcattatgtttggaggaaaagggggagggttggaagctgaagaacaccatcccaaccgtgaagcacgggggtggcagcatcatgttgtgggggtgctttgctgcaggagggactggtggacttcacaaaataaatggcatcattatgtaggaaaatgatgtggatatattgaagcaacatctcaagacatcggtcaggaagttaaagcttggtcgcaaattagtcttacaaatggacaatgaccccaagcatacttccaaagttgtggcaaaatggcttaaagaaaacaaagtcaaggtattggagtggccgtcacaaagccctgacctcaatcccatagattgtaactgaaaaagcgtgtgcgagcaaggagacctacaaacctgactcagttacaccagctccgcCAGGAGGAatcggccaaaattcacccaacttattgtgggaagcttgtggaatgctacccgaaacgtttgacccaagtgaaacaatttaaaggcaatgctaccaaatactaattgagtgtatgtaatcttctgacccactgggaatgtgatgaaagaaataaaagctgaaataaatcattctctctgctattattctgacatttcacattattaaaataaagtggtgatcctaactgacctaaaactgaatttttactaggattaaatatcaggaattgtgaaaattgtgagtttaaatgtatttggcttaagtgtatgtaaatttctgacttcaactgtagctatcTAAAcacatggaatgagtttgacacattcTTAACGCCATGAAAAACTAAAACAGCCCTTTACTAAGTGTTAAATTACTTTTGAATTGCATGTACTTTAACAGAAACTGACATTACAAGAGAGGATCCGGTCAGAGCACCAAGACCTGAGATCTGTAAAGGAGGCTTATAGCCACCTTCATGAGCAACACACAGAACTATCATCCCGCGCTATACTGCAAGCAGAACACATACAGGGACTAGAGGTGAGACAGCAACATTTCCCAAATCAAAATAGGAGCTATATATGCTGATATACAATGCTGATTAATAACAGAAAGACCTATGTTTAATTGCAGTATTTCAGCCTCACACCGTGAATAACTCAATAACACTATGTTGTCTGTTTTGATTCACCGATACAGAGTGGGATGAAGGACTATGTTAAAGACAATGAGAATCCAATGGTTGAAAACAGAGATCAATCCGCTAAGGATGAATATGTCTCAAAGGACGTTTTTAGAGTGGACACAGTTGTAGTGGATGAAGTGGCTCAAACAGCGGAAATTGAATCTACACAGGAGAATCTAGATGTTGCAGATGTGTCCGGTAATGTAGTGATCCACTTCAATTGCATGATAGATTTCCATTGTTTTAAAATTAATTGCCGATTTTAATTGTGATATTGATGGAGGTGCAATGAATGAACATCAATAATACATTTTTGGGAAATGTATTATTGATGTTGTTTGACTATGTGATTTACCTACACAGACCAAAGCAGGGAAGTCGGTCCTTCCCGTTGTTCGGAGACTGTGATTGATGCCTCCCTACAGACAGCCCACTGTAAGGTTATCGATAGTGTACAGGCCACCCATGGTTCCAATCCAGATCGGTTCACAGACGTAGAGGGAGGTGGAAAGAGTTGTCAGGGTGAAGACAAGCCTAGCTCAGTGCTCCAGCCACCAGCAGGAAGTCTGAAGGGGTTGGCTTCGCTCCAGTCTGGATCTGCAGACGGTCTGACCACGGTCACAGACGTGGTCCATGTGCTGAGTATTTGCGGAGTAGGAGAAGGTCAGGCAACTGACTCAAACAACAAACGTAGCTCCAGTGATTTCAATGATCCATTCTGCAGTTTGATTAATAATGTCTGCTCGTCCAGCAACGTCCATCTGAGCGACAAAGGTGACTCTATGAGTGGGCTATCTGGCTTTGAGAACAGTTCTGTTTATGGTGCGCTAAACAGTGACCCAGTGGCTGGAGGAACAAGGGATGGAGAGCAAGAACAGAGTGTGTATACACCAGAGATGACAACCAGCCAGACATTTAAtaaacacagaggcagacagaaaAGCACATCATCATTTCAGGACATTGACCCAGTCCAAGCTGTGACCCCATTGGTAGTCTCACAGTCAGATCCACGCAACTTTCTCCTTCAAAAGGTCATTGAAATCCATGAAATAAGATGTCACACGCCAGAGGCCAATGAGGTCAACATCCTTTCAGAGTCACCTAGCAGCTCATTACCAGCCTCAGCccaacaacacagcaacacacacattgAGAATCCGACAGAACAAGAGACAATCGGCAcatcttgtcttccatcacagcCCCTGAATCTGCCACAGCAAATCAATCCCCATGGTGTTGTTGCACAGGACTGTGCTCAGTCTGACTGTAATATTGGAACCAAGGAGCCTGAGGACAAGCATAAACAACCAGCTAGAGACTGTGTGCCAGTAACTGAGGATGCACTCTATCCTAATTGTCAGGAAACCTTACCAGAGAGTGGAGATCTCAATGTGAGCCCCGATGCTGGAACCCATGGAGATCTTGAACAACCTTCTTCAGTTGTTAGTGTGGACGTTGACGGACCTGTTGGATCACAGTCCCAACCATGTCCAGTGGCTATGGACTCACCACAGTCTGAGAGGGTTCATGAAGGCCACTGCTGTAACTCTACAGTGGAGGAGAAGTTGAGACCACAACATGCCAATGACAAAGATATTGAAGTTAAGCACAACAACCCAGCGACCTCCAAACCCCCAAGCGATGAGACAGATCTCTCCCCCAAAAGCAATTATTCAAAACAATCTTGCCTGCTGAAAACTGAGAAGACATCTGAAACCATTGACTATTCATTTCTAGCAAGCAACAAAAGATATCGATCATCATTTGAGTTAATTTCAGAGAAGAAGGACATGCATTCCAGGAACATGCACAGCATCGTAATTAGTCAAACAACCCCGACATGCCAGATATCCCCAGTGTCTGACCTGAAAACTAAACTGTCCTCTGGATTCCAAGAGCCTCCTTCTCCATTCACAATACCCATCTTTCTAAAGGGCAAGCAAAACACCAGAGGTGAGTGAGGCAATCATTTAGAGTACTCTAGTGTAAAGATTGTGGTATTTTCAAATAATCTTTCTTGTTTTGTGGCTTCATGATTGCCTCCCTGAGATCGGCATACCTGCATTTTTATAAAATGTATCAGATTGGCTTGAGTATAtcttccattccctctgtcattTAGATCCATCAATGATGACTAGGTCTGCAGACTCGCACAACCCTCCCAGCCTCCTGACGTCCCACAAGAGAGATCATCAAGGGGAATGGAACACCATTAGAGAGACCTTTTATGAAATGTCAGCAGAAAAAgtgagttgatatacagtatcTAAGGAGCAGGGGGGAAAACCCTAGTGAGCTAAACTCGCAGCTATGCAGAGCAATGAAGTTAAAAAGTGTGCTTCAAATTTATTTCCATTTCCAAAAACGTTTCAGCAAGGGTAGAATGAGGTTGATAGTCTCAGTGTATTCATCAAATAGTGCAGGATTGTCGAACAAATTTTTCCCCGGAGGCGGCATTCGTTCTTCAGCAACCGTCGGAGGGCCGCATTGAAATGTTTTTATATTTCCTTGCCTTCAAAAATGACAAAGAATAGTCTTCTATCCATAGTTTTATGAATTTGCGATGCTCCCTGtttagtgattattagtgagctggacagtCAATAAACTCTATGAATATAGGTCCATAATCATGTCTACACAGTTTAGATTttaaagtatactgaacaaaaatataaacggaacatgtaaagtgttggtcccatgtttcatgagctgaaatcaaagatcccagaaatgttccatatgcacaaaaatcttatttctcaAAAACGTTgtgtacaattttttttttttttctcatttttttttttcttttagtAAGAATTTAtcatttgccaaaataatccatccacctgacaggtgtagcaaatcaagaagctgatttaacagcatgatcattacaaaggtgcactctgtgctggggacaataaaaggccactctaaaatgtgcagttttgtcacactttgccacagatgtctcaagttttgagggagcgtgcagttgacatgctgactgcagggatgtccaccagagccgttgccagataatttaatgttaatttatctaccataagtcGCCTCCATCGTCCTTCtagaaaatttggcagtatgtccaaccggcctcacaaccgcagccCACTTGTAATCACGCCACCTCAAGAcctccacatcaggcttcttcacttGCTTGATTCATCTGAGGGGGgaggggtgctgaggagtatttcggTCTGCCATAAAGcccctttgtggggaaaaacaaattctgattggctgggcctggctccccagtgggtggacctggttTCCAAGTGGGTAGTCATATGCCCTCCCAGACCCACCCATGGCtgagcccctgcccagtcatgtgaaacccataAATAATTTATttccattgactgatttccttatatgaactataactcattTAAAATCTTAGAAATTATTGCATGAAGCTTTTATATTTCTGtatattgtcacgccttggtcttagtgttttgtgttttcgttgattgtttggtcaggccagggtgacgtgggtttgttttgttgtatttcgtattggggttttgtggttattgggattgcggctgagtaggggtgttgtatgggcttggctgcctgaggaggttctcaatcagagtcaggtgattctcgttgtctctgattgggaaccgtatttaggtagcctgggtttcgctttgtatttcgtgggtgattgttcctgtctctgtgtagtttcaccagataggctgtaattaggttttcacgttccgtttgttgttttgcttttgtattaagttatttcatgtatcgttcttcatttattaaagacatgagtaaccaccacgctgcatttcggtccgactctctttctacaaatgaagaacgccgttacagaatcacccaccacacacggaccgagcagcgtgttaacaggcagcgacagcatgagcagcgaaaggaggatgaattattcggagaatggacatgggaagacgtgttggatggcaaaggttgttacactttggaggagatactggccggaagagatcgcctcccatgggaacaggtggaggcacttaggagagcagaggcagcaggagataggagccgacgatacgagggaacacgtttggcaaggaagcccgaaaagcagccccaaaaaattattgggagggggcttacagggagtatggctatgccaggtaggagacctgcgtaaactccctgtgcttaccggggggctagggagaccgggcaggcaccgtgttatgctatggagcccggttcggttcataccagcccttcgtattggccgggctagagtgggcatcgagccaggtaaggttgggcaggctcggtgctcaagagctccagtgcgcctgcacggtccgatCTATCCAGAGCCAgctctccttgtttatcgtgaggagccaaggaggagaccagaaccagagccggtgttagaggtgagcgaagcagagactgaaggagttaatggggaaagtggacgagagagtaatgagagagttgctagtatggtgctataggtacgatattcgtccgacggagcgtgtcgggatttaatggcacctgggtcagcgctccatactcgtcgtgaggtgcgtgttagtcggctgaagaaaaatgtgccagcctcacgcaccaggcctcctgtgtacctacctagccttgcacgtcctgtgccagtcctgctctcaggctctccagtacaccttcacggtccagtccatccagagccacctccacacaccagtcctccggtagcagctccccgcaccaggcttcctgtgcgtgtcctcgctccagtatcaccagtgccagcaccacgcatcaggcctacagtgcgcctcgcctctcctgtgctgtcggagtctcctgtctgttcagcgctatcagagcctttctcctctcctgcgctgccggagcctcctgcctgttcggagcagcctgagctgtcagtctgcatgaagcagccagagctgtcagtctgcatgaagcagccagagctgtcagtctgcatgaagcagccagagctgtcagtctgtatggagcagtcagagctgtcagcctgcatggagcagtcagagctgccagtctgcaaggagctgtcagtctgcaaggagctgtcagtctgcaaggagctgccagtctgcagggtggtgtcagcctgcatggagcagtcagagctgtcagtctgcataaagcagccagagctgtcagtctgcaaggagctgtcagtctgcaaggagctgtcagcctgcatggagcagccagagctgtcagtctgcaaggagctgtcagtctgcatagagcagcaagatccgccagtcagccatgatcttctagatctgccagtcaaccagattcttccagatctgccagtcaaccagattcttccagatctgccagtcaaccagtctcttccagatctgccagtcaaccagaatcttccagatctgccagccaaccagaatcttccagatctgccagccaaccagaatc
This window harbors:
- the LOC118395893 gene encoding uncharacterized protein LOC118395893 isoform X5, whose product is MANQHTESLANVKKQFQSKIRGVEGERGKHQLTAELKDKEINSLKEELKLFQLFKYSLEKKLSELEKKLQLQTQTKDSHLKQLGEVEKRFGALSRQCAMVKQFHEKLEQNVEDAMRLNKKLTSVNRKQESTIISLKQEVEELNNKLIKAKVTSVGRSEENCNLTVKEQNIQQLQHRLHVETEINKKLRDEHTTERNGKKEVMNCLQLAQQLLLTQTQAVSRVELELQAQREEYQALKREHEVIQEKIQEKEDRFTHLLEEYRHCRMIWENEKLTLQERIRSEHQDLRSVKEAYSHLHEQHTELSSRAILQAEHIQGLESGMKDYVKDNENPMVENRDQSAKDEYVSKDVFRVDTVVVDEVAQTAEIESTQENLDVADVSDQSREVGPSRCSETVIDASLQTAHCKVIDSVQATHGSNPDRFTDVEGGGKSCQGEDKPSSVLQPPAGSLKGLASLQSGSADGLTTVTDVVHVLSICGVGEGQATDSNNKRSSSDFNDPFCSLINNVCSSSNVHLSDKGDSMSGLSGFENSSVYGALNSDPVAGGTRDGEQEQSVYTPEMTTSQTFNKHRGRQKSTSSFQDIDPVQAVTPLVVSQSDPRNFLLQKVIEIHEIRCHTPEANEVNILSESPSSSLPASAQQHSNTHIENPTEQETIGTSCLPSQPLNLPQQINPHGVVAQDCAQSDCNIGTKEPEDKHKQPARDCVPVTEDALYPNCQETLPESGDLNVSPDAGTHGDLEQPSSVVSVDVDGPVGSQSQPCPVAMDSPQSERVHEGHCCNSTVEEKLRPQHANDKDIEVKHNNPATSKPPSDETDLSPKSNYSKQSCLLKTEKTSETIDYSFLASNKRYRSSFELISEKKDMHSRNMHSIVISQTTPTCQISPVSDLKTKLSSGFQEPPSPFTIPIFLKGKQNTRDPSMMTRSADSHNPPSLLTSHKRDHQGEWNTIRETFYEMSAEKESRDHIPVSSALPIITTPSSMCSSRLWQDYPRTVSSPCLSNSSSLWQDLPRTVSSPCHPSFCRGTASEAFPPSSQDDEESQQSNIRAQIAKIEPFLCSARLRLPKKRKMDSSETMPL
- the LOC118395893 gene encoding uncharacterized protein LOC118395893 isoform X1; this translates as MDVSADSGKRPTTTGGHDFEKELSLSYTPHETDSGIISLQVLEFKTILHEAVEELHIHREAETRYEEQISKLVLEKQELEWQKESLQHQIDNMANQHTESLANVKKQFQSKIRGVEGERGKHQLTAELKDKEINSLKEELKLFQLFKYSLEKKLSELEKKLQLQTQTKDSHLKQLGEVEKRFGALSRQCAMVKQFHEKLEQNVEDAMRLNKKLTSVNRKQESTIISLKQEVEELNNKLIKAKVTSVGRSEENCNLTVKEQNIQQLQHRLHVETEINKKLRDEHTTERNGKKEVMNCLQLAQQLLLTQTQAVSRVELELQAQREEYQALKREHEVIQEKIQEKEDRFTHLLEEYRHCRMIWENEKLTLQERIRSEHQDLRSVKEAYSHLHEQHTELSSRAILQAEHIQGLESGMKDYVKDNENPMVENRDQSAKDEYVSKDVFRVDTVVVDEVAQTAEIESTQENLDVADVSDQSREVGPSRCSETVIDASLQTAHCKVIDSVQATHGSNPDRFTDVEGGGKSCQGEDKPSSVLQPPAGSLKGLASLQSGSADGLTTVTDVVHVLSICGVGEGQATDSNNKRSSSDFNDPFCSLINNVCSSSNVHLSDKGDSMSGLSGFENSSVYGALNSDPVAGGTRDGEQEQSVYTPEMTTSQTFNKHRGRQKSTSSFQDIDPVQAVTPLVVSQSDPRNFLLQKVIEIHEIRCHTPEANEVNILSESPSSSLPASAQQHSNTHIENPTEQETIGTSCLPSQPLNLPQQINPHGVVAQDCAQSDCNIGTKEPEDKHKQPARDCVPVTEDALYPNCQETLPESGDLNVSPDAGTHGDLEQPSSVVSVDVDGPVGSQSQPCPVAMDSPQSERVHEGHCCNSTVEEKLRPQHANDKDIEVKHNNPATSKPPSDETDLSPKSNYSKQSCLLKTEKTSETIDYSFLASNKRYRSSFELISEKKDMHSRNMHSIVISQTTPTCQISPVSDLKTKLSSGFQEPPSPFTIPIFLKGKQNTRDPSMMTRSADSHNPPSLLTSHKRDHQGEWNTIRETFYEMSAEKESRDHIPVSSALPIITTPSSMCSSRLWQDYPRTVSSPCLSNSSSLWQDLPRTVSSPCHPSFCRGTASEAFPPSSQDDEESQQSNIRAQIAKIEPFLCSARLRLPKKRKMDSSETMPL
- the LOC118395893 gene encoding uncharacterized protein LOC118395893 isoform X4 yields the protein MDVSADSGKRPTTTGGHDFEKELSLSYTPHETDSGIISLQVLEFKTILHEAVEELHIHREAETRYEEQISKLVLEKQELEWQKESLQHQIDNMANQHTESLANVKKQFQSKIRGVEGERGKHQLTAELKDKEINSLKEELKLFQLFKYSLEKKLSELEKKLQLQTQTKDSHLKQLGEVEKRFGALSRQCAMVKQFHEKLEQNVEDAMRLNKKLTSVNRKQESTIISLKQEVEELNNKLIKAKVTSVGRSEENCNLTVKEQNIQQLQHRLHVETEINKKLRDEHTTERNGKKEVMNCLQLAQQLLLTQTQAVSRVELELQAQREEYQALKREHEVIQEKIQEKEDRFTHLLEEYRHCRMIWENEKLTLQERIRSEHQDLRSVKEAYSHLHEQHTELSSRAILQAEHIQGLESGMKDYVKDNENPMVENRDQSAKDEYVSKDVFRVDTVVVDEVAQTAEIESTQENLDVADVSDQSREVGPSRCSETVIDASLQTAHCKVIDSVQATHGSNPDRFTDVEGGGKSCQGEDKPSSVLQPPAGSLKGLASLQSGSADGLTTVTDVVHVLSICGVGEGQATDSNNKRSSSDFNDPFCSLINNVCSSSNVHLSDKGDSMSGLSGFENSSVYGALNSDPVAGGTRDGEQEQSVYTPEMTTSQTFNKHRGRQKSTSSFQDIDPVQAVTPLVVSQSDPRNFLLQKVIEIHEIRCHTPEANEVNILSESPSSSLPASAQQHSNTHIENPTEQETIGTSCLPSQPLNLPQQINPHGVVAQDCAQSDCNIGTKEPEDKHKQPARDCVPVTEDALYPNCQETLPESGDLNVSPDAGTHGDLEQPSSVVSVDVDGPVGSQSQPCPVAMDSPQSERVHEGHCCNSTVEEKLRPQHANDKDIEVKHNNPATSKPPSDETDLSPKSNYSKQSCLLKTEKTSETIDYSFLASNKRYRSSFELISEKKDMHSRNMHSIVISQTTPTCQISPVSDLKTKLSSGFQEPPSPFTIPIFLKGKQNTRDPSMMTRSADSHNPPSLLTSHKRDHQGEWNTIRETFYEMSAEKQQVVAGLPQDRLLSMSLQQQQFVAGPPQDRLLSLSPQLLQRDCF